The genome window GGTGTGGGTTTGGGAGGAAAGGGCTCAGCCCCGGCAAGCGCCTGGGCCTTGGGGATGATGTGATGGGACAGCATGGGTGGCACTGTGTGGGGTGGCATGGGACAGCagggcacggcacggcacagcaggggaggggatgggacaaGCCCCGAGCAGCCGGTCCCCACACCGGAGCCTCACCTGTACTGCTTCTCCTGCCATCCTGGCGTCCAGCCCTGTGTGGCGGCCCTGGCGGCGGTGGGGCTCACAAAGATGTTTTCGTAGTCCAGCGAGGTGGTGGCGTCGGTGGTGCCGATCTCAGTGTCCCGGCTGATGTAGCGGGGCTGCCCCTGAGCTGCGGTGGGTTCCCTCTTATTCCACCCACGCTGGCAGCAGCGGTAGCCGCTTTCCTCCACCGGTAGAGAACCACGGCGATGACCACCAGCAGCACGGCCCCACGGCGGCGGCCCCGACCGAGCCAGCTATCAACCTCACATTTTGCCTGAGTTCCGGGTCATGGAAATTGGTGGCGTTTAATCCGTCGTGGGACATGTGGCAGAGGCACTGGGGCACCGTGCAGCTGGGCGGGGAGCAGGTGCAGGGTGCCAAGGTGCTGCTCACTATGTTGTGGCGGCACGGCACGGCCAGGAAGCGCAGGCTGGCCTGGAAGGTGGCGGGGGGCACGGCGGAGAgggggctgctctccaggcaGAGGGTCTGCAAAGCCGGTAGCGTTGGCGAAGAAGTCGGcgggcagctccagcagctggttGTGCTGCAGCTTCAGACACTGCAAACCCCACGCTCGGCTCAGGAAGGCGGCCGGTAGCTCCCGCTACCGAGAGGTCCAGCTCCTTCAGCCCCGGCGTGACGCGGAACGAGGGGCTCAGGGCCTCAGTGCAGTTACGGCTCAGCTGCACATGGCTCTGCTCTTGGAAGAGGTCCCAGTCCAGCTCTCTGCATTGATGGCTCCTGTTGGTCAAATTCAGATTGGTGGGGGTGTTTTTCAGCATGGCAAAGCAGGGGGATGAGGGGGACGCGGGgtgtagcagcagcagcattaggggggctgcagggtgtcCCATGGCCCATCCACCCCGCCGGGCGCCTGGGTGGGTAACGGGGGGTCAGCAAGGCCTGCCAGAGTGGACCCCCATTCCCACCGAACGTGCTCATTTCCCCCTCCCAGTGCAAACTAGTGCAGCCCAGTCTGGGACCCGccctgctccctctctctgcGGTCAAGGCAGCCCCCAGGGGTCCCAGCAGGTGGTTTTctggcccccccagccccagcaccctgacTTGCCTGTGCTCCAGCCGCCTCTCTGCCTGATGCGGGCAGGGGAAGAGGAACAGGCGGGTCCGCTGTCCCGTGTCACCCTGCCAGGGTTTAGCTGGccccaggggtgggggcagggcagcagcacccccaTCTCAGCACCCCCCACCTGCCACCAGACCGCCTGGCCCCTTCTTGGGATGCTGCAGGGCTCTGATCCCGGGCGCTGCAGCggtgctgctccctgcccgAGGGTCCTGGGAGAGCCCGGAGGGGGGGGGTCTTGGGGCTTGTGGGGGCCCAGCTGGGTGCTGAGCATCCCCACATGTTGTCACCAGCTGGGGGACCACAGCCCTGTGACCCCGGTGCCCCAGGAGCACCCGAGCGGGCAGCtccaccgcccccccccccgtgcaCACGCGTGGGCACACGCAGACGTGCACACGCACATGCTGCTGCATGCTTGCACGTGCATGCAGGTGCACAGGCGCTGGGTGCTCACACACGCACCCCACGTACGTTCACAGGCACGTGGGTGCGCACGCACACCCACCAGCACACGGACACGTGTGTGCTGCCGTGCACACGTATGTGCTGCCGTGCCCACACACGCGCAATCGCGGCACCCGGTGAAGCGGGTCGGAGCCGGGGAGGGGTTGGTTTTGGGTCTTAATGATGTCTTGGTGCAATTAATGCGGTGGCCTAGGGAGGGCATGCGGGCAGGATCGGGCCCTCCCTGGGGTCTCGGCACCCGCGGGGGCTCTGCTTGGGGTCCGTGTCTGTGTCCCCCCCGTGCACCTGTGCCTGCCACCCACATCTGTGTCCTGCGTCCATCCCCTCGTGTCCGTGTCCCTCCATGCCCACTCCCTCACCTCCATGTCCGTGTCCCTCCCCTCGTGGCCGTGTCCCTCCCCTCGTGTTAGTGTCCATCCACCTCCAACCCCCCGTCAGGATGTACCTccgtgccccccccccaccacgtCCGTGTCCCTCCGCGTCCACCGTGTCCGTGTCCGCCCCCTGGTGTCCGCGTCCCTCCATTTCCACCCTCTCACACccatgtccctgtgtcccctgtGTCTGGGTCCATCCCTTCGTGTCAGTGTCCACGCACGTCCACCCCCTCGTGTGCGTGTCCCTCTGTGACCACCGTGTCTGTGTCCATCCCCTCGCGTCCGTGGCTATGTACATCCACCCCTCGCGTCCGTGTCCCTCCGTGTCCCCCCCCGTATCCATGTCCCCTCATGGCCGAGTCCCCATACGCCCACCCCCTTGCATCTGTGTCCACCCCCTCGTGTCCCTTCGTGCCCCCCCCTCGCGTCTGCATCCACCCTCTCGCGTCTGTGTCCCTGTGACCACCGTGCCCGTGTCTGCCCCCTGGTGTCCGTGTCCCTCTTCACGTCCGTGTCCCTCCGTGCCCACCCTCACGTCTGCGTCCACCCCCTCGTGACCGTGTCCCTCTGTGTCCCCCGTGTCCACGTCCACCCCCTCGTGTTCATGTCCCTCCATTTCCACCCACGCGCCTGCATCCACTCCCTCATGTCCGTGTTCCTCCGCGTCCCCCCTTGCATCTGCATCCACCCCCTCATG of Phalacrocorax aristotelis chromosome W, bGulAri2.1, whole genome shotgun sequence contains these proteins:
- the LRRC25 gene encoding LOW QUALITY PROTEIN: leucine-rich repeat-containing protein 25 (The sequence of the model RefSeq protein was modified relative to this genomic sequence to represent the inferred CDS: deleted 2 bases in 2 codons) gives rise to the protein MLLLLHPASPSSPCFAMLKNTPTNLNLTNRSHQCRELDWDLFQEQSHVQLSRNCTEALSPSFRVTPGLKELDLSHNQLLELPADFFANATALQTLCLESSPLSAVPPATFQASLRFLAVPCRHNIVSSTLAPCTCSPPSCTVPQCLCHMSHDGLNATNFHDPELRQNVRLIAGSVGAAAWGRAAGGHRRGSLPVEESGYRCCQRGWNKREPTAAQGQPRYISRDTEIGTTDATTSLDYENIFVSPTAARAATQGWTPGWQEKQYSPQVPVDDNYFLESEPVSGDQPIYANVQNHSEDNIYIVPGQ